CTCATGAGATGCACGCCGTTGGGGCAGGCCGCAACCGCCTCGAAAAGCCGTTGCGCCACGGCGTCCTCGATCACCGCCACCGGAAGCGCGACCTCCACCGCCTCGACGCAAAGCTCCGGATCGGCCCCGGCCAGCTCGCCGCCGATTCTCGCGGCAAGCGCCTGAAGCTCGTCGAGAAACGCCGCTTTTCCGGCGGAGGGCACGGCCACCAGCGACACCGACTCGCGCGGAATGGCGTTGCGCAGGCTCCCGCCGTCGATGACCGCGAGCAGCAGCCCGTGCCTCTCGCGGCCCATCCGCAAGAGCCGGTTCATGACCGTGTTGGCGTTGCCCCGGCCAAGATTTATGTCCATGCCGCTGTGCCCACCGCGCAAACCGGAAACGCGGATTTCAACGCCGGTGTAACTAGGCGGAACCGGATCGCCGGAATAATCGAAGCGCATCGTGCCGTCGAGTCCACCCGCGCAACCGATGAACAACTCCCCCTCGTCCTCCGAATCGAGGTTCAGCAAAATATCGCCATCGAGGACGCCCGGTTTCAGACCGAGCGCCCCGGTCATGCCCGCCTCCTCGTTGGCGGTGAAAAGCGCTTCGAGCGGCCCGTGGCGCAGCGCCGCCGATTCGAGCACTCCGAGCGCCGCCGCCACGCCGATGCCGTTGTCCGCGCCCAGCGTGGTGCCCCGCGCCCGCACCCACTCGCCGTCGATCACCGCGTCGATCGGGTCTGTCGCGAAATCGTGCTCCGTTCCGGCGTTCTTCTGCGGAACCATGTCGAGATGCGCCTGCAACACGACGACGCGACGCCGCTCCATCCCCGCCGTCGCGGGTTTGCGGACGATCACGTTGCCCGCCTCATCGACGAGCCA
This genomic window from Chlorobaculum limnaeum contains:
- a CDS encoding aminoacyl-histidine dipeptidase — translated: MSAEILSLEPKILWNHFYRLTQIPRPSEHEAGVRASVVDFAKRCGLEWLVDEAGNVIVRKPATAGMERRRVVVLQAHLDMVPQKNAGTEHDFATDPIDAVIDGEWVRARGTTLGADNGIGVAAALGVLESAALRHGPLEALFTANEEAGMTGALGLKPGVLDGDILLNLDSEDEGELFIGCAGGLDGTMRFDYSGDPVPPSYTGVEIRVSGLRGGHSGMDINLGRGNANTVMNRLLRMGRERHGLLLAVIDGGSLRNAIPRESVSLVAVPSAGKAAFLDELQALAARIGGELAGADPELCVEAVEVALPVAVIEDAVAQRLFEAVAACPNGVHLMSAEMAGLVETSNNLARVHSDGSSVSVECLLRSASEEGMGELADLVAGVAERAGTTAVFEHGYPGWRPNPASPILKCMIEVYRARFGKTPEIRAVHAGLECGIIGATCPQLDMISFGPTIRHPHSPDEKVEIASVLKFWEFLTATLEAVPER